One stretch of Rattus norvegicus strain BN/NHsdMcwi chromosome 12, GRCr8, whole genome shotgun sequence DNA includes these proteins:
- the Sun1 gene encoding SUN domain-containing protein 1 isoform X17 codes for MWRVFVPRPGRCGRGLRRRREAAWSEPVNMDFSRLHTYTPPQCVPENTGYTYALSSSYSSDALDFETEHRLEPVFDSPRMSRRSLRLITTTAAYSSGDGQTVDTHISTSRATPAKGRETRTVKQRSASKPAFSINHLSGKGLSSSTSHDSSCSLRSATVLRHPVLDESLIREQTKVDHFWGLDDDGDLKGGNKAATQGNGELAAEVASSNGYTCRDCRMLSARTDALTAHSAVHGPTSRVYSRDRTLRPPHLGHCGRMTAGELSRVDGESLCDLLVRALRRTRAAGWSVAEAMWSVLWLAVTAPGKAASGTFWWLGSGWYQFVTLISWLNVFLLTRCLRNICKVFVLLLPLLLLLGAGFSLWGQGNFFSLLPMLNWTAMQPAQRVDNPKDMHRPGPLSPSPPLKVDPMASQWPQESDMGQKIASLSAQCHNHDERLAELTVLLQKLQIRVDQVDDGREGLSLWVKDMVGQHLQEIGSIEPPDAKTDFLTLHHDHEVRLSSLEDVLRKLTEKSEAIQKELEETKLRAGSRDEEQPLLDRVQHLELELNLLKSQLSDWQHLRSSCEQADARIQETVQLMFSEDQPGGSLEWLLQKLSSRFVSKDELQVLLHDLELKLLQNITHHITVTGQAPTSEAIVSAMSQAGISGITEAQAHIIVNNALRLYSQDKTGMVDFALESGGGSILSTRCSETYETKTALLSLFGVPLWYFSQSPRVVIQPDIYPGNCWAFKGSQGYLVVRLSMKIYPTTFTMEHIPKTLSPTGNISSAPRDFAVYGLETEYQEEGQPLGRFTYDQEGDSLQMFHTLERPDQGFQIVELRVLSNWGHPEYTCLYRFRVHGEPIQ; via the exons TTCTAGTTATTCTTCGGATGCTCTGGATTTTGAGACTGAACACAGATTGGAACCTGTCTTTGACTCTCCAAGGATGTCCCGCCGTAGCTTGCGCCTGATCACAACAACAGCTGCATACAGCAGTGGGGACGGCCAGACTGTTGACACTCACATCAGCACCAGCAGGGCCACCCCGGCCAAGGGGAGAGAAACCAG GACAGTCAAACAGAGAAGTGCAAGCAAGCCAGCTTTTAGTATCAACCACCTGTCAGGGAAGGGCTTGTCCTCAAGCACAAGCCATGACAGCTCTTGCAGCCTGCGGAGTGCCACGGTGCTGCGGCATCCTGTGCTAGACGAGTCTCTGATTCGTGAGCAGACCAAAGTGGACCACTTCTGGG gtcTCGATGATGATGGCGACCTTAAAG GTGGAAATAAAGCTGCCACTCAGGGAAATGGTGAACTGGCAGCAGAGGTGGCGAGCAGCAACGGATACACCTGCCGCGACTGCAGGATGCTCTCGGCTCGGACAGACGCTCTCACAGCCCACTCTGCCGTCCACGGGCCCACCTCAAGGGTTTACTCCAGAGATAGGACTCTCAGACCCC CCCATCTCGGTCACTGTGGGAGGATGACTGCCGGAGAACTTTCCAGAGTGGACGGGGAGTCCCTGT GTGACCTCTTGGTTCGAGCACTGCGCAGGACCAGAGCTGCTGGGTGGTCTGTGGCAGAGGCCATGTGGTCGGTGCTCTGGCTGGCTGTCACTGCTCCAG GGAAGGCAGCCTCTGGAACCTTCTGGTGGCTAGGGAGTGGCTGGTACCAATTTGTTACTTTGATTTCCTGGCTGAATGTGTTTCTTCTTACCAG gtgCCTTCGAAATATTTGCAAGGTTTTTGTCTTGCTGCTCCCACTCCTACTTTTATTAG GTGCTGGTTTCTCCTTGTGGGGCCAGGGCAACTTCTTCTCACTCCTACCAATGTTGAATTGGACGGCCATGCAGCCAGCGCAGAGGGTGGACAATCCCAAGGACATGCACAGACCCGGCCCTCTTTCCCCGAGTCCACCTCTCAAG GTTGATCCCATGGCTTCCCAGTGGCCTCAGGAGAGTGATATGGGGCAGAAGATAGCCTCTTTGAGTGCACAGTGCCACAACCATGATGAGAGACTCGCAGAGCTGACAGTCCTGCTTCAGAAACTCCAGATACGGGTAGACCAAGTGGATGACGGCAGGGAAGGGCTGTCACTGTGGGTCAAGGATATGGTTGGACAGCACCTGCAGGAGATTGGCTCCATAGAACCACCTGATGCTAAG ACTGACTTCCTGACTTTACACCATGACCATGAAGTGCGTCTCTCCAGTTTGGAAGATGTTCTTAGAAAACTGACTGAAAAATCTGAG GCTATCCAGAAGGAGCTGGAGGAAACCAAGCTGAGAGCAGGCAG CAGGGATGAAGAGCAGCCCCTCCTTGACCGTGTGCAGCACCTAGAACTGGAGCTGAACCTGCTGAAGTCACAGCTGTCGGACTGGCAGCATCTGAGGAGCAGCTGTGAGCAG GCTGATGCCCGCATCCAGGAGACTGTGCAGCTCATGTTCTCTGAGGACCAGCCGGGCGGCTCCCTCGAGTGGCTGTTACAGAAGCTTTCTTCTCGGTTCGTGAGCAAGGATGAGCTGCAGGTGCTTTTGCATGACCTTGAGCTGAAACTACTGCAGAATATCACACACCACATCACCGTCACAGGCCAGGCTCCGACATCCGAGGCCATTGTGTCTGCCATGAGTCAGGCAGGGATTTCAGGAATCACAGAAGCG CAAGCACATATCATTGTGAACAATGCTCTGAGGCTGTACTCCCAAGACAAGACTGGGATGGTGGACTTTGCTCTGGAGTCTGGAG GTGGCAGCATCCTAAGCACTCGGTGCTCTGAGACCTATGAGACCAAGACGGCACTGCTGAGCCTGTTCGGGGTCCCACTGTGGTACTTCTCACAGTCACCTCGAGTGGTAATCCAG CCCGACATCTACCCGGGGAATTGCTGGGCATTTAAGGGTTCCCAGGGGTACCTGGTAGTTCGCTTGTCCATGAAGATCTACCCAACCACGTTCACCATGGAGCACATTCCAAAGACGCTGTCACCGACTGGTAACATCTCCAGTGCCCCCAGAGACTTTGCAGTCTAT GGACTGGAAACCGAGTATCAGGAAGAGGGGCAGCCTCTGGGACGGTTCACCTATGACCAGGAAGGGGACTCACTCCAGATGTTCCACACACTG gaaagacctgaccAAGGGTTCCAGATAGTAGAGCTCCGGGTTCTGTCCAACTGGGGCCACCCTGAGTACACTTGCCTCTACCGGTTCCGAGTCCACGGAGAGCCCATCCAGTAG
- the Sun1 gene encoding SUN domain-containing protein 1 isoform X3 — MWRVFVPRPGRCGRGLRRRREAAWSEPVNMDFSRLHTYTPPQCVPENTGYTYALRMSRRSLRLITTTAAYSSGDGQTVDTHISTSRATPAKGRETRTVKQRSASKPAFSINHLSGKGLSSSTSHDSSCSLRSATVLRHPVLDESLIREQTKVDHFWGLDDDGDLKGGNKAATQGNGELAAEVASSNGYTCRDCRMLSARTDALTAHSAVHGPTSRVYSRDRTLRPRGASFYLDRTLWLAKYTSSSFASFIVQLFQVVLMKLNFESETYKLKGYESRAYESQSYETKSHESEAHLGHCGRMTAGELSRVDGESLCDDCKGKKHLETHTTTHSQLSQPHRAAGAMGRLCTYTGDLLVRALRRTRAAGWSVAEAMWSVLWLAVTAPGKAASGTFWWLGSGWYQFVTLISWLNVFLLTRCLRNICKVFVLLLPLLLLLGAGFSLWGQGNFFSLLPMLNWTAMQPAQRVDNPKDMHRPGPLSPSPPLKVDPMASQWPQESDMGQKIASLSAQCHNHDERLAELTVLLQKLQIRVDQVDDGREGLSLWVKDMVGQHLQEIGSIEPPDAKTDFLTLHHDHEVRLSSLEDVLRKLTEKSEAIQKELEETKLRAGSRDEEQPLLDRVQHLELELNLLKSQLSDWQHLRSSCEQADARIQETVQLMFSEDQPGGSLEWLLQKLSSRFVSKDELQVLLHDLELKLLQNITHHITVTGQAPTSEAIVSAMSQAGISGITEAQAHIIVNNALRLYSQDKTGMVDFALESGGGSILSTRCSETYETKTALLSLFGVPLWYFSQSPRVVIQPDIYPGNCWAFKGSQGYLVVRLSMKIYPTTFTMEHIPKTLSPTGNISSAPRDFAVYGLETEYQEEGQPLGRFTYDQEGDSLQMFHTLERPDQGFQIVELRVLSNWGHPEYTCLYRFRVHGEPIQ, encoded by the exons GATGTCCCGCCGTAGCTTGCGCCTGATCACAACAACAGCTGCATACAGCAGTGGGGACGGCCAGACTGTTGACACTCACATCAGCACCAGCAGGGCCACCCCGGCCAAGGGGAGAGAAACCAG GACAGTCAAACAGAGAAGTGCAAGCAAGCCAGCTTTTAGTATCAACCACCTGTCAGGGAAGGGCTTGTCCTCAAGCACAAGCCATGACAGCTCTTGCAGCCTGCGGAGTGCCACGGTGCTGCGGCATCCTGTGCTAGACGAGTCTCTGATTCGTGAGCAGACCAAAGTGGACCACTTCTGGG gtcTCGATGATGATGGCGACCTTAAAG GTGGAAATAAAGCTGCCACTCAGGGAAATGGTGAACTGGCAGCAGAGGTGGCGAGCAGCAACGGATACACCTGCCGCGACTGCAGGATGCTCTCGGCTCGGACAGACGCTCTCACAGCCCACTCTGCCGTCCACGGGCCCACCTCAAGGGTTTACTCCAGAGATAGGACTCTCAGACCCC GCGGTGCGTCCTTTTACCTGGATAGGACTCTGTGGCTGGCCAAGtacacctcctcctcctttgcgTCATTCATAGTTCAACTTTTTCAAGTGGTTTTAATGAAGCTCAATTTTGAATCAGAAACTTACAAATTGAAAGGCTATGAATCCAGAGCTTATGAATCACAGAGCTATGAGACAAAGAGCCATGAGTCAGAag CCCATCTCGGTCACTGTGGGAGGATGACTGCCGGAGAACTTTCCAGAGTGGACGGGGAGTCCCTGT GTGATGACTGTAAGGGGAAGAAGCACCTTGAGACACACACAACCACCCACTCGCAACTGTCCCAGCCACACAGGGCGGCAGGGGCCATGGGGCGCCTCTGCACCTACACAG GTGACCTCTTGGTTCGAGCACTGCGCAGGACCAGAGCTGCTGGGTGGTCTGTGGCAGAGGCCATGTGGTCGGTGCTCTGGCTGGCTGTCACTGCTCCAG GGAAGGCAGCCTCTGGAACCTTCTGGTGGCTAGGGAGTGGCTGGTACCAATTTGTTACTTTGATTTCCTGGCTGAATGTGTTTCTTCTTACCAG gtgCCTTCGAAATATTTGCAAGGTTTTTGTCTTGCTGCTCCCACTCCTACTTTTATTAG GTGCTGGTTTCTCCTTGTGGGGCCAGGGCAACTTCTTCTCACTCCTACCAATGTTGAATTGGACGGCCATGCAGCCAGCGCAGAGGGTGGACAATCCCAAGGACATGCACAGACCCGGCCCTCTTTCCCCGAGTCCACCTCTCAAG GTTGATCCCATGGCTTCCCAGTGGCCTCAGGAGAGTGATATGGGGCAGAAGATAGCCTCTTTGAGTGCACAGTGCCACAACCATGATGAGAGACTCGCAGAGCTGACAGTCCTGCTTCAGAAACTCCAGATACGGGTAGACCAAGTGGATGACGGCAGGGAAGGGCTGTCACTGTGGGTCAAGGATATGGTTGGACAGCACCTGCAGGAGATTGGCTCCATAGAACCACCTGATGCTAAG ACTGACTTCCTGACTTTACACCATGACCATGAAGTGCGTCTCTCCAGTTTGGAAGATGTTCTTAGAAAACTGACTGAAAAATCTGAG GCTATCCAGAAGGAGCTGGAGGAAACCAAGCTGAGAGCAGGCAG CAGGGATGAAGAGCAGCCCCTCCTTGACCGTGTGCAGCACCTAGAACTGGAGCTGAACCTGCTGAAGTCACAGCTGTCGGACTGGCAGCATCTGAGGAGCAGCTGTGAGCAG GCTGATGCCCGCATCCAGGAGACTGTGCAGCTCATGTTCTCTGAGGACCAGCCGGGCGGCTCCCTCGAGTGGCTGTTACAGAAGCTTTCTTCTCGGTTCGTGAGCAAGGATGAGCTGCAGGTGCTTTTGCATGACCTTGAGCTGAAACTACTGCAGAATATCACACACCACATCACCGTCACAGGCCAGGCTCCGACATCCGAGGCCATTGTGTCTGCCATGAGTCAGGCAGGGATTTCAGGAATCACAGAAGCG CAAGCACATATCATTGTGAACAATGCTCTGAGGCTGTACTCCCAAGACAAGACTGGGATGGTGGACTTTGCTCTGGAGTCTGGAG GTGGCAGCATCCTAAGCACTCGGTGCTCTGAGACCTATGAGACCAAGACGGCACTGCTGAGCCTGTTCGGGGTCCCACTGTGGTACTTCTCACAGTCACCTCGAGTGGTAATCCAG CCCGACATCTACCCGGGGAATTGCTGGGCATTTAAGGGTTCCCAGGGGTACCTGGTAGTTCGCTTGTCCATGAAGATCTACCCAACCACGTTCACCATGGAGCACATTCCAAAGACGCTGTCACCGACTGGTAACATCTCCAGTGCCCCCAGAGACTTTGCAGTCTAT GGACTGGAAACCGAGTATCAGGAAGAGGGGCAGCCTCTGGGACGGTTCACCTATGACCAGGAAGGGGACTCACTCCAGATGTTCCACACACTG gaaagacctgaccAAGGGTTCCAGATAGTAGAGCTCCGGGTTCTGTCCAACTGGGGCCACCCTGAGTACACTTGCCTCTACCGGTTCCGAGTCCACGGAGAGCCCATCCAGTAG
- the Sun1 gene encoding SUN domain-containing protein 1 isoform X7 encodes MWRVFVPRPGRCGRGLRRRREAAWSEPVNMDFSRLHTYTPPQCVPENTGYTYALSSSYSSDALDFETEHRLEPVFDSPRMSRRSLRLITTTAAYSSGDGQTVDTHISTSRATPAKGRETRTVKQRSASKPAFSINHLSGKGLSSSTSHDSSCSLRSATVLRHPVLDESLIREQTKVDHFWGLDDDGDLKGGNKAATQGNGELAAEVASSNGYTCRDCRMLSARTDALTAHSAVHGPTSRVYSRDRTLRPRGASFYLDRTLWLAKYTSSSFASFIVQLFQVVLMKLNFESETYKLKGYESRAYESQSYETKSHESEAHLGHCGRMTAGELSRVDGESLCDLLVRALRRTRAAGWSVAEAMWSVLWLAVTAPGKAASGTFWWLGSGWYQFVTLISWLNVFLLTRCLRNICKVFVLLLPLLLLLGAGFSLWGQGNFFSLLPMLNWTAMQPAQRVDNPKDMHRPGPLSPSPPLKVDPMASQWPQESDMGQKIASLSAQCHNHDERLAELTVLLQKLQIRVDQVDDGREGLSLWVKDMVGQHLQEIGSIEPPDAKTDFLTLHHDHEVRLSSLEDVLRKLTEKSEAIQKELEETKLRAGSRDEEQPLLDRVQHLELELNLLKSQLSDWQHLRSSCEQADARIQETVQLMFSEDQPGGSLEWLLQKLSSRFVSKDELQVLLHDLELKLLQNITHHITVTGQAPTSEAIVSAMSQAGISGITEAQAHIIVNNALRLYSQDKTGMVDFALESGGGSILSTRCSETYETKTALLSLFGVPLWYFSQSPRVVIQPDIYPGNCWAFKGSQGYLVVRLSMKIYPTTFTMEHIPKTLSPTGNISSAPRDFAVYGLETEYQEEGQPLGRFTYDQEGDSLQMFHTLERPDQGFQIVELRVLSNWGHPEYTCLYRFRVHGEPIQ; translated from the exons TTCTAGTTATTCTTCGGATGCTCTGGATTTTGAGACTGAACACAGATTGGAACCTGTCTTTGACTCTCCAAGGATGTCCCGCCGTAGCTTGCGCCTGATCACAACAACAGCTGCATACAGCAGTGGGGACGGCCAGACTGTTGACACTCACATCAGCACCAGCAGGGCCACCCCGGCCAAGGGGAGAGAAACCAG GACAGTCAAACAGAGAAGTGCAAGCAAGCCAGCTTTTAGTATCAACCACCTGTCAGGGAAGGGCTTGTCCTCAAGCACAAGCCATGACAGCTCTTGCAGCCTGCGGAGTGCCACGGTGCTGCGGCATCCTGTGCTAGACGAGTCTCTGATTCGTGAGCAGACCAAAGTGGACCACTTCTGGG gtcTCGATGATGATGGCGACCTTAAAG GTGGAAATAAAGCTGCCACTCAGGGAAATGGTGAACTGGCAGCAGAGGTGGCGAGCAGCAACGGATACACCTGCCGCGACTGCAGGATGCTCTCGGCTCGGACAGACGCTCTCACAGCCCACTCTGCCGTCCACGGGCCCACCTCAAGGGTTTACTCCAGAGATAGGACTCTCAGACCCC GCGGTGCGTCCTTTTACCTGGATAGGACTCTGTGGCTGGCCAAGtacacctcctcctcctttgcgTCATTCATAGTTCAACTTTTTCAAGTGGTTTTAATGAAGCTCAATTTTGAATCAGAAACTTACAAATTGAAAGGCTATGAATCCAGAGCTTATGAATCACAGAGCTATGAGACAAAGAGCCATGAGTCAGAag CCCATCTCGGTCACTGTGGGAGGATGACTGCCGGAGAACTTTCCAGAGTGGACGGGGAGTCCCTGT GTGACCTCTTGGTTCGAGCACTGCGCAGGACCAGAGCTGCTGGGTGGTCTGTGGCAGAGGCCATGTGGTCGGTGCTCTGGCTGGCTGTCACTGCTCCAG GGAAGGCAGCCTCTGGAACCTTCTGGTGGCTAGGGAGTGGCTGGTACCAATTTGTTACTTTGATTTCCTGGCTGAATGTGTTTCTTCTTACCAG gtgCCTTCGAAATATTTGCAAGGTTTTTGTCTTGCTGCTCCCACTCCTACTTTTATTAG GTGCTGGTTTCTCCTTGTGGGGCCAGGGCAACTTCTTCTCACTCCTACCAATGTTGAATTGGACGGCCATGCAGCCAGCGCAGAGGGTGGACAATCCCAAGGACATGCACAGACCCGGCCCTCTTTCCCCGAGTCCACCTCTCAAG GTTGATCCCATGGCTTCCCAGTGGCCTCAGGAGAGTGATATGGGGCAGAAGATAGCCTCTTTGAGTGCACAGTGCCACAACCATGATGAGAGACTCGCAGAGCTGACAGTCCTGCTTCAGAAACTCCAGATACGGGTAGACCAAGTGGATGACGGCAGGGAAGGGCTGTCACTGTGGGTCAAGGATATGGTTGGACAGCACCTGCAGGAGATTGGCTCCATAGAACCACCTGATGCTAAG ACTGACTTCCTGACTTTACACCATGACCATGAAGTGCGTCTCTCCAGTTTGGAAGATGTTCTTAGAAAACTGACTGAAAAATCTGAG GCTATCCAGAAGGAGCTGGAGGAAACCAAGCTGAGAGCAGGCAG CAGGGATGAAGAGCAGCCCCTCCTTGACCGTGTGCAGCACCTAGAACTGGAGCTGAACCTGCTGAAGTCACAGCTGTCGGACTGGCAGCATCTGAGGAGCAGCTGTGAGCAG GCTGATGCCCGCATCCAGGAGACTGTGCAGCTCATGTTCTCTGAGGACCAGCCGGGCGGCTCCCTCGAGTGGCTGTTACAGAAGCTTTCTTCTCGGTTCGTGAGCAAGGATGAGCTGCAGGTGCTTTTGCATGACCTTGAGCTGAAACTACTGCAGAATATCACACACCACATCACCGTCACAGGCCAGGCTCCGACATCCGAGGCCATTGTGTCTGCCATGAGTCAGGCAGGGATTTCAGGAATCACAGAAGCG CAAGCACATATCATTGTGAACAATGCTCTGAGGCTGTACTCCCAAGACAAGACTGGGATGGTGGACTTTGCTCTGGAGTCTGGAG GTGGCAGCATCCTAAGCACTCGGTGCTCTGAGACCTATGAGACCAAGACGGCACTGCTGAGCCTGTTCGGGGTCCCACTGTGGTACTTCTCACAGTCACCTCGAGTGGTAATCCAG CCCGACATCTACCCGGGGAATTGCTGGGCATTTAAGGGTTCCCAGGGGTACCTGGTAGTTCGCTTGTCCATGAAGATCTACCCAACCACGTTCACCATGGAGCACATTCCAAAGACGCTGTCACCGACTGGTAACATCTCCAGTGCCCCCAGAGACTTTGCAGTCTAT GGACTGGAAACCGAGTATCAGGAAGAGGGGCAGCCTCTGGGACGGTTCACCTATGACCAGGAAGGGGACTCACTCCAGATGTTCCACACACTG gaaagacctgaccAAGGGTTCCAGATAGTAGAGCTCCGGGTTCTGTCCAACTGGGGCCACCCTGAGTACACTTGCCTCTACCGGTTCCGAGTCCACGGAGAGCCCATCCAGTAG
- the Sun1 gene encoding SUN domain-containing protein 1 isoform X22: MWRVFVPRPGRCGRGLRRRREAAWSEPVNMDFSRLHTYTPPQCVPENTGYTYALSSSYSSDALDFETEHRLEPVFDSPRMSRRSLRLITTTAAYSSGDGQTVDTHISTSRATPAKGRETRTVKQRSASKPAFSINHLSGKGLSSSTSHDSSCSLRSATVLRHPVLDESLIREQTKVDHFWGLDDDGDLKGGNKAATQGNGELAAEVASSNGYTCRDCRMLSARTDALTAHSAVHGPTSRVYSRDRTLRPRDLLVRALRRTRAAGWSVAEAMWSVLWLAVTAPGKAASGTFWWLGSGWYQFVTLISWLNVFLLTRCLRNICKVFVLLLPLLLLLGAGFSLWGQGNFFSLLPMLNWTAMQPAQRVDNPKDMHRPGPLSPSPPLKVDPMASQWPQESDMGQKIASLSAQCHNHDERLAELTVLLQKLQIRVDQVDDGREGLSLWVKDMVGQHLQEIGSIEPPDAKTDFLTLHHDHEVRLSSLEDVLRKLTEKSEAIQKELEETKLRAGRDEEQPLLDRVQHLELELNLLKSQLSDWQHLRSSCEQADARIQETVQLMFSEDQPGGSLEWLLQKLSSRFVSKDELQVLLHDLELKLLQNITHHITVTGQAPTSEAIVSAMSQAGISGITEAQAHIIVNNALRLYSQDKTGMVDFALESGGGSILSTRCSETYETKTALLSLFGVPLWYFSQSPRVVIQPDIYPGNCWAFKGSQGYLVVRLSMKIYPTTFTMEHIPKTLSPTGNISSAPRDFAVYGLETEYQEEGQPLGRFTYDQEGDSLQMFHTLERPDQGFQIVELRVLSNWGHPEYTCLYRFRVHGEPIQ, from the exons TTCTAGTTATTCTTCGGATGCTCTGGATTTTGAGACTGAACACAGATTGGAACCTGTCTTTGACTCTCCAAGGATGTCCCGCCGTAGCTTGCGCCTGATCACAACAACAGCTGCATACAGCAGTGGGGACGGCCAGACTGTTGACACTCACATCAGCACCAGCAGGGCCACCCCGGCCAAGGGGAGAGAAACCAG GACAGTCAAACAGAGAAGTGCAAGCAAGCCAGCTTTTAGTATCAACCACCTGTCAGGGAAGGGCTTGTCCTCAAGCACAAGCCATGACAGCTCTTGCAGCCTGCGGAGTGCCACGGTGCTGCGGCATCCTGTGCTAGACGAGTCTCTGATTCGTGAGCAGACCAAAGTGGACCACTTCTGGG gtcTCGATGATGATGGCGACCTTAAAG GTGGAAATAAAGCTGCCACTCAGGGAAATGGTGAACTGGCAGCAGAGGTGGCGAGCAGCAACGGATACACCTGCCGCGACTGCAGGATGCTCTCGGCTCGGACAGACGCTCTCACAGCCCACTCTGCCGTCCACGGGCCCACCTCAAGGGTTTACTCCAGAGATAGGACTCTCAGACCCC GTGACCTCTTGGTTCGAGCACTGCGCAGGACCAGAGCTGCTGGGTGGTCTGTGGCAGAGGCCATGTGGTCGGTGCTCTGGCTGGCTGTCACTGCTCCAG GGAAGGCAGCCTCTGGAACCTTCTGGTGGCTAGGGAGTGGCTGGTACCAATTTGTTACTTTGATTTCCTGGCTGAATGTGTTTCTTCTTACCAG gtgCCTTCGAAATATTTGCAAGGTTTTTGTCTTGCTGCTCCCACTCCTACTTTTATTAG GTGCTGGTTTCTCCTTGTGGGGCCAGGGCAACTTCTTCTCACTCCTACCAATGTTGAATTGGACGGCCATGCAGCCAGCGCAGAGGGTGGACAATCCCAAGGACATGCACAGACCCGGCCCTCTTTCCCCGAGTCCACCTCTCAAG GTTGATCCCATGGCTTCCCAGTGGCCTCAGGAGAGTGATATGGGGCAGAAGATAGCCTCTTTGAGTGCACAGTGCCACAACCATGATGAGAGACTCGCAGAGCTGACAGTCCTGCTTCAGAAACTCCAGATACGGGTAGACCAAGTGGATGACGGCAGGGAAGGGCTGTCACTGTGGGTCAAGGATATGGTTGGACAGCACCTGCAGGAGATTGGCTCCATAGAACCACCTGATGCTAAG ACTGACTTCCTGACTTTACACCATGACCATGAAGTGCGTCTCTCCAGTTTGGAAGATGTTCTTAGAAAACTGACTGAAAAATCTGAG GCTATCCAGAAGGAGCTGGAGGAAACCAAGCTGAGAGCAGGCAG GGATGAAGAGCAGCCCCTCCTTGACCGTGTGCAGCACCTAGAACTGGAGCTGAACCTGCTGAAGTCACAGCTGTCGGACTGGCAGCATCTGAGGAGCAGCTGTGAGCAG GCTGATGCCCGCATCCAGGAGACTGTGCAGCTCATGTTCTCTGAGGACCAGCCGGGCGGCTCCCTCGAGTGGCTGTTACAGAAGCTTTCTTCTCGGTTCGTGAGCAAGGATGAGCTGCAGGTGCTTTTGCATGACCTTGAGCTGAAACTACTGCAGAATATCACACACCACATCACCGTCACAGGCCAGGCTCCGACATCCGAGGCCATTGTGTCTGCCATGAGTCAGGCAGGGATTTCAGGAATCACAGAAGCG CAAGCACATATCATTGTGAACAATGCTCTGAGGCTGTACTCCCAAGACAAGACTGGGATGGTGGACTTTGCTCTGGAGTCTGGAG GTGGCAGCATCCTAAGCACTCGGTGCTCTGAGACCTATGAGACCAAGACGGCACTGCTGAGCCTGTTCGGGGTCCCACTGTGGTACTTCTCACAGTCACCTCGAGTGGTAATCCAG CCCGACATCTACCCGGGGAATTGCTGGGCATTTAAGGGTTCCCAGGGGTACCTGGTAGTTCGCTTGTCCATGAAGATCTACCCAACCACGTTCACCATGGAGCACATTCCAAAGACGCTGTCACCGACTGGTAACATCTCCAGTGCCCCCAGAGACTTTGCAGTCTAT GGACTGGAAACCGAGTATCAGGAAGAGGGGCAGCCTCTGGGACGGTTCACCTATGACCAGGAAGGGGACTCACTCCAGATGTTCCACACACTG gaaagacctgaccAAGGGTTCCAGATAGTAGAGCTCCGGGTTCTGTCCAACTGGGGCCACCCTGAGTACACTTGCCTCTACCGGTTCCGAGTCCACGGAGAGCCCATCCAGTAG